In one Kitasatospora cineracea genomic region, the following are encoded:
- a CDS encoding cold-shock protein — MAQGTVKWFNAEKGYGFIAVDGGADVFVHYSAIQMDGYRTLEEGQRVEFEISQGQKGPQADMVRAAGA, encoded by the coding sequence ATGGCTCAGGGCACCGTCAAGTGGTTCAACGCCGAGAAGGGCTACGGCTTCATCGCGGTCGACGGTGGAGCGGACGTGTTCGTCCACTACAGCGCGATCCAGATGGACGGCTACCGCACCCTGGAAGAGGGCCAGCGGGTCGAGTTCGAGATCTCGCAGGGTCAGAAGGGTCCGCAGGCCGACATGGTCCGCGCCGCCGGCGCCTGA
- a CDS encoding MoaD/ThiS family protein, with product MSATVRIPTILRTYTGGAAEVTAEGATLSAVIADLEANHTGIAARLLDDTGKLRRFVNVYVNDDDVRFAEGLETEIKDGASVSIIPAVAGGC from the coding sequence ATGAGCGCCACCGTCCGCATCCCGACCATCCTGCGCACCTACACCGGCGGCGCCGCCGAGGTGACCGCCGAGGGCGCGACCCTGTCCGCCGTCATCGCGGACCTGGAGGCGAACCACACCGGCATCGCCGCCCGCCTGCTGGACGACACCGGCAAGCTGCGCCGCTTCGTCAACGTGTACGTGAACGACGACGACGTGCGCTTCGCCGAGGGCCTGGAGACCGAGATCAAGGACGGCGCCTCGGTGTCGATCATTCCGGCGGTGGCCGGCGGCTGCTGA
- the thrC gene encoding threonine synthase → MAVDTAAPTAVDLGPATALSCRECGTRFPLGPSFACLECFGPLEIAYDYAGYDAEELRKRIEAGPASIWRYAPLLPVPADVAGKPNLNPGWTPLVKADNLGRELGFTAQLHIKDDSGNPTHSFKDRVVACAIEAARAFDFTTLSCSSTGNLAGAVGAAAARAGFKSCVFIPHDLEQGKVVMAGVYGGELVGIDGNYDDVNRFCSELIGDPAGEGWGFVNVNLRPYYGEGSKTLAFEICEQLGWRLPDQIVIPIASGSQLTKIDKGLQELIKLGLVEDKPYKIFGAQAEGCSPVSAAFKAGRDVIKPVKPDTIAKSLAIGNPADGPYVLDIARRTGGAVEDVTDAEVVEAIKLLARTEGIFAETAGGVTVGVLKKLVETGLLDPSKETVAINTGDGLKTLDAVADAGMTAVIRPTLESFRAAGLATA, encoded by the coding sequence ATGGCTGTTGACACCGCCGCACCCACCGCCGTCGACCTCGGTCCCGCGACCGCGCTGTCCTGTCGGGAGTGCGGGACGCGCTTCCCGCTCGGCCCGAGCTTCGCCTGCCTGGAGTGCTTCGGCCCGCTGGAGATCGCCTACGACTACGCGGGCTACGACGCCGAGGAGCTGCGCAAGCGGATCGAGGCCGGCCCGGCGTCGATCTGGCGCTACGCCCCGCTGCTGCCCGTCCCGGCCGACGTGGCCGGCAAGCCGAACCTGAACCCGGGCTGGACCCCGCTGGTCAAGGCCGACAACCTGGGCCGCGAGCTGGGCTTCACCGCGCAGCTGCACATCAAGGACGACTCGGGCAACCCGACCCACTCCTTCAAGGACCGGGTGGTGGCCTGCGCGATCGAGGCCGCCCGGGCCTTCGACTTCACCACGCTGTCCTGCTCCTCCACCGGCAACCTGGCCGGCGCGGTGGGCGCCGCGGCCGCCCGGGCCGGCTTCAAGTCCTGCGTGTTCATCCCGCACGACCTGGAGCAGGGCAAGGTCGTGATGGCCGGCGTGTACGGCGGCGAGCTGGTCGGCATCGACGGCAACTACGACGACGTGAACCGCTTCTGCTCCGAGCTGATCGGCGACCCGGCCGGCGAGGGCTGGGGCTTCGTGAACGTCAACCTGCGCCCGTACTACGGCGAGGGCTCCAAGACCCTGGCGTTCGAGATCTGCGAGCAGCTCGGCTGGCGGCTGCCCGACCAGATCGTCATCCCGATCGCCTCCGGCTCCCAGCTCACCAAGATCGACAAGGGTCTGCAGGAGCTGATCAAGCTCGGCCTGGTCGAGGACAAGCCGTACAAGATCTTCGGCGCCCAGGCCGAGGGCTGCTCCCCGGTCTCGGCCGCCTTCAAGGCCGGCCGCGACGTGATCAAGCCGGTCAAGCCGGACACCATCGCCAAGTCGCTGGCGATCGGCAACCCGGCCGACGGCCCGTACGTGCTGGACATCGCCCGCCGCACCGGCGGCGCGGTCGAGGACGTCACCGACGCCGAGGTGGTCGAGGCGATCAAGCTGCTCGCCCGCACCGAGGGGATCTTCGCCGAGACCGCGGGCGGCGTGACCGTCGGCGTGCTGAAGAAGCTGGTCGAGACCGGCCTGCTGGACCCGTCCAAGGAGACCGTGGCCATCAACACCGGCGACGGCCTCAAGACCCTCGACGCGGTCGCCGACGCCGGCATGACCGCCGTGATCCGCCCGACGCTGGAGTCCTTCCGCGCCGCCGGCCTCGCCACCGCCTGA
- a CDS encoding glucosyl-3-phosphoglycerate synthase — translation MPEQPEPGVLPEVADWLRRRSWTAADRPLDLLLAAKRAAGAAGTVSVVLPALDEEPTVGEIVAAIRTELVERVPLVDELVVVDSGSQDGTAAAAAAAGARVVHRDAILPRLPAEPGKGEVLWRSLLATSGAIVCFVDADLREFDPAFVSGIIGPLLTDPALQLVKAMYDRPFEADGAVVPAGGGRVTELVARPLLSLHWPQLAGFVQPLGGEYAARRSLLERLPFPTGYGVELGLLVDALELAGLDALAQVDVGVRHHRHQDGQALGRMAATIYRTALERLDRTHRLKADPDLVRPLLTQYTRTAAGFAPRTHPVPATERPPMATVPEYRDR, via the coding sequence TTGCCGGAGCAGCCCGAGCCCGGGGTCCTGCCGGAGGTGGCCGACTGGCTGCGCCGCCGATCGTGGACGGCCGCCGACCGGCCGCTCGACCTGCTGCTGGCCGCCAAACGCGCCGCCGGGGCGGCCGGCACCGTCAGCGTGGTGCTGCCCGCGCTGGACGAGGAGCCCACCGTCGGCGAGATCGTCGCCGCGATCCGCACCGAGCTGGTCGAGCGCGTCCCGCTGGTCGACGAGCTGGTGGTGGTCGACTCCGGCTCGCAGGACGGCACCGCCGCCGCCGCGGCCGCCGCCGGCGCCCGGGTGGTGCACCGCGACGCGATCCTGCCCCGGCTGCCCGCCGAACCCGGCAAGGGCGAGGTGCTGTGGCGCTCGCTGCTCGCCACCAGCGGCGCGATCGTCTGCTTCGTCGACGCCGACCTGCGCGAGTTCGACCCGGCCTTCGTCTCCGGCATCATCGGCCCGCTGCTCACCGACCCGGCCCTGCAGCTGGTCAAGGCCATGTACGACCGGCCCTTCGAGGCCGACGGCGCCGTCGTCCCGGCCGGCGGCGGCCGGGTCACCGAACTGGTCGCCCGCCCGCTGCTCAGCCTGCACTGGCCGCAGCTGGCCGGCTTCGTCCAGCCCCTCGGCGGCGAGTACGCGGCCCGCCGCAGTCTGCTGGAACGACTGCCCTTCCCGACCGGCTACGGCGTCGAACTCGGCCTGCTGGTCGACGCGTTGGAGCTGGCCGGGCTGGACGCGCTGGCCCAGGTCGACGTCGGCGTCCGGCACCACCGGCACCAGGACGGCCAGGCCCTCGGCCGGATGGCCGCCACCATCTACCGCACCGCCCTGGAACGCCTGGACCGCACCCACCGCCTCAAGGCCGACCCCGACCTGGTCCGGCCGCTGCTCACCCAGTACACCCGCACCGCCGCGGGCTTCGCCCCCCGCACCCACCCCGTCCCGGCCACCGAACGCCCCCCGATGGCCACCGTCCCCGAGTACCGCGACCGCTGA
- a CDS encoding alpha,alpha-trehalose-phosphate synthase (UDP-forming), whose amino-acid sequence MADHVSERPQQSGAAPILVASNRGPVSFRTEDDGTLTLRRGGGGLVSGLSAIDDPNAVWVCAALSDADRTAARQAPDGRLDLAGHDVGGQAVRMLDIDPETFARAYNGVANSTLWFVHHLLYQTPVQPAFDAAFRTEWAAYRAYNAAFAEALAAEAAPGAAVLVQDYHLSLAPALLRELRPDLRIGHFSHTPWAPPDYYRLLPDDVAAAVLEGILGADRAAFLTRRWALAFADCCEAVLGAQVDRSELTVTHGGRTTRLGVHGLGADAEFLRERAHRPDVDERLATLREAVGDRRTIVRVDRTELSKNIVRGLLAYRHLLRTRPEWLGNVVHIAFAYPSRTDLAEYRDYTAEVQRLAGEINAEFGTADWQPLILHVNDDFPRSLAAYRLADVALVNPIRDGMNLVAKEVPVVSDRGCALVLSREAGAYAELADDAITVNPYDVIATADALAEALAMPPAERADRTKRLAAAATALPPQQWFLDQLHALQ is encoded by the coding sequence ATGGCCGATCACGTGTCCGAACGCCCCCAGCAGTCCGGAGCCGCCCCGATCCTGGTGGCCTCCAACCGCGGCCCGGTGTCCTTCCGCACGGAGGACGACGGCACGCTGACCCTCCGCAGAGGCGGCGGCGGCCTGGTGTCCGGGCTCTCCGCGATCGACGACCCGAACGCGGTCTGGGTCTGCGCCGCCCTCTCCGACGCCGACCGCACTGCCGCCCGGCAGGCCCCCGACGGTCGCCTCGACCTGGCCGGCCACGACGTCGGCGGACAGGCCGTCCGAATGCTGGACATCGATCCGGAGACCTTCGCCCGCGCCTACAACGGCGTCGCCAACTCCACCCTCTGGTTCGTCCACCACCTGCTCTACCAGACGCCCGTGCAGCCCGCCTTCGACGCCGCATTCCGCACCGAGTGGGCCGCCTACCGGGCCTACAACGCCGCCTTCGCCGAAGCCCTCGCCGCCGAGGCCGCCCCCGGCGCCGCCGTCCTGGTGCAGGACTACCACCTCTCGCTGGCCCCCGCCCTGCTCCGCGAACTCCGCCCCGACCTGCGGATCGGCCACTTCTCGCACACCCCCTGGGCCCCGCCGGACTACTACCGGCTGCTGCCCGACGACGTCGCCGCCGCCGTCCTCGAAGGCATCCTCGGCGCCGACCGCGCCGCCTTCCTGACCCGCCGCTGGGCCCTCGCCTTCGCCGACTGCTGCGAGGCCGTCCTCGGCGCGCAGGTCGACCGCTCCGAACTGACCGTCACCCACGGCGGCCGCACCACCCGGCTCGGCGTGCACGGCCTCGGCGCCGACGCCGAGTTCCTGCGCGAACGCGCCCACCGGCCCGACGTCGACGAACGCCTCGCCACCCTGCGCGAGGCCGTCGGCGACCGCCGCACCATCGTCCGGGTCGACCGCACCGAACTCAGCAAGAACATCGTCCGCGGCCTGCTCGCCTACCGGCACCTGCTGCGCACCCGCCCCGAATGGCTCGGCAACGTCGTCCACATCGCCTTCGCCTACCCCTCCCGCACCGACCTCGCCGAGTACCGCGACTACACCGCCGAAGTGCAGCGCCTCGCCGGGGAGATCAACGCCGAGTTCGGCACCGCCGACTGGCAGCCGCTCATCCTGCACGTCAACGACGACTTCCCGCGCTCCCTCGCCGCGTACCGGCTCGCCGACGTCGCCCTGGTCAACCCGATCCGCGACGGCATGAACCTGGTCGCCAAGGAGGTCCCCGTCGTCTCCGACCGCGGCTGCGCCCTCGTCCTGTCCCGCGAGGCCGGCGCGTACGCCGAACTCGCCGACGACGCGATCACCGTCAACCCCTACGACGTCATCGCCACCGCCGACGCCCTCGCCGAGGCCCTCGCCATGCCCCCCGCCGAACGCGCCGACCGCACCAAACGCCTCGCCGCCGCCGCCACCGCCCTCCCGCCCCAGCAGTGGTTCCTGGACCAGCTCCACGCGCTCCAGTAG
- the otsB gene encoding trehalose-phosphatase — protein MGIAEQITTQAGRTGLAGLLADPKSAVVGLDFDGTLAPIVADPDRARAHPGVVPALGALAPLVGAVVVVTGRPAATAAAYGGFTAAPGLEHLTVLGHYGAERWDARSNAVTAAPPPPGVAAVRGELPSLLAGLDVPEGTFVEDKERALAVHTRRAPEPDALLERLRGPLDELAGRHGLVVEPGRMVLELRPPGVDKGAALHEFLAERDAGPVLFAGDDLGDLAAYAEIGRRREAGHPGLLVCSGPVTGEPPVAALAERADLLVAGPAGVVDLLNGLTELLRG, from the coding sequence ATGGGAATCGCTGAACAGATCACGACCCAGGCGGGTCGGACCGGACTGGCGGGTCTGCTCGCCGATCCGAAGTCCGCCGTCGTGGGACTCGACTTCGACGGCACGCTCGCCCCGATCGTCGCCGACCCCGACCGGGCCCGCGCCCACCCCGGGGTCGTCCCCGCACTCGGCGCGCTGGCCCCGCTGGTCGGCGCGGTCGTCGTGGTCACCGGACGGCCCGCCGCGACCGCCGCCGCGTACGGCGGCTTCACCGCCGCCCCCGGCCTCGAACACCTCACCGTCCTCGGCCACTACGGCGCCGAACGCTGGGACGCCCGCAGCAACGCCGTCACCGCCGCCCCGCCGCCGCCCGGGGTGGCCGCCGTCCGGGGCGAACTGCCGTCGCTGCTCGCCGGGTTGGACGTGCCCGAGGGCACCTTCGTCGAGGACAAGGAACGCGCGCTGGCCGTCCACACCCGGCGCGCCCCCGAACCGGACGCGCTGCTGGAACGGCTGCGCGGCCCGCTCGACGAACTCGCCGGGCGGCACGGACTGGTGGTCGAACCCGGCCGGATGGTCCTCGAACTGCGGCCGCCCGGGGTCGACAAGGGGGCCGCCCTGCACGAGTTCCTCGCCGAACGGGACGCGGGCCCGGTCCTCTTCGCCGGCGACGACCTCGGCGACCTCGCCGCCTACGCGGAGATCGGCCGCCGCCGCGAAGCCGGCCACCCCGGCCTGCTCGTCTGCAGCGGCCCCGTCACCGGCGAACCCCCGGTCGCGGCCCTCGCCGAACGCGCCGACCTGCTGGTCGCCGGGCCGGCGGGGGTGGTCGACCTGCTGAACGGGCTGACGGAGCTGCTGCGCGGCTAG
- a CDS encoding DUF3263 domain-containing protein — MAELTERDRAVLALEARGWRTAGAKEQAIRQELGISATRYHQLLNALLDRAEALAHDPVLVNRLRRIRQARREARQ, encoded by the coding sequence ATGGCCGAACTGACCGAACGCGACCGGGCCGTGCTCGCCCTGGAAGCCCGCGGGTGGCGGACCGCCGGTGCCAAGGAGCAGGCGATCCGGCAGGAGCTCGGCATCTCCGCCACCCGCTACCACCAGCTGCTCAACGCCCTGCTCGACCGGGCCGAGGCACTCGCCCACGACCCGGTCCTGGTCAACCGGCTGCGCCGGATCCGGCAGGCGCGGCGCGAAGCCCGGCAGTGA
- a CDS encoding extracellular solute-binding protein — translation MKRSALIPLPLVGCLLLSGCGVLSGGGGVTLDLVAADYGTDASNSSSIYWNKVARDFEAANPGIKVKVDVVSWDDIDKHVADLIAKGKTPDVVQTGGFADQVAADRLYPVGDVLSMEAQANLLGSFSKAGQVLGSQYGIPFISSSRVFVYNKAIFDKAGITAPPATWDDLRKDAELIKSKVPGVTPYALPLGPEEAQAESMIWTMSGGGELSDSVGNYTIDSQPNRDTFKWLRTNLVDRGLTYPDPGQANRKDAFTAFTKGEVAMLNGHPALIKAAAAAGIQYGTAAIPRKSKEVKEVTFGVADWLMAFKANGHRAEIKKFLNFTLAKQNTLAFDEEYNMLPVTQDTLDDMSANASHQDLAQFLQNLPTASFYPYGDPSWDKVSSMIKQQMGKAVKSGGDQVLADLQSTALAEAAKARRAG, via the coding sequence TTGAAGCGATCAGCGCTGATCCCTCTCCCCCTCGTCGGATGCCTGCTGCTCTCCGGCTGCGGCGTCCTGTCCGGTGGAGGCGGGGTGACGCTCGACCTGGTCGCGGCCGACTACGGAACCGACGCCTCCAACAGCAGCAGCATCTACTGGAACAAGGTCGCCAGGGACTTCGAGGCCGCCAACCCCGGCATCAAGGTGAAGGTCGACGTGGTCTCGTGGGACGACATCGACAAGCACGTCGCCGACCTGATCGCCAAGGGGAAGACCCCCGACGTCGTGCAGACCGGCGGCTTCGCCGACCAGGTCGCCGCCGACCGCCTCTACCCCGTCGGCGACGTGCTCTCCATGGAGGCCCAGGCCAACCTGCTGGGCTCGTTCAGCAAGGCCGGCCAGGTGCTCGGCAGCCAGTACGGCATCCCGTTCATCTCCTCCAGCCGGGTGTTCGTCTACAACAAGGCGATCTTCGACAAGGCCGGCATCACCGCCCCGCCCGCCACCTGGGACGACCTGCGCAAGGACGCCGAGCTGATCAAGTCCAAGGTCCCGGGCGTCACCCCGTACGCGCTGCCGCTCGGCCCCGAGGAGGCCCAGGCCGAGTCGATGATCTGGACGATGAGCGGCGGCGGCGAACTCTCCGACAGCGTCGGCAACTACACCATCGACAGCCAGCCCAACCGGGACACCTTCAAGTGGCTGCGCACCAACCTGGTCGACCGCGGCCTGACCTACCCCGACCCCGGCCAGGCCAACCGCAAGGACGCCTTCACCGCCTTCACCAAGGGCGAGGTCGCCATGCTCAACGGCCACCCCGCGCTGATCAAGGCCGCCGCAGCGGCCGGCATCCAGTACGGCACCGCCGCGATCCCGCGCAAGAGCAAGGAGGTCAAGGAGGTCACCTTCGGCGTCGCCGACTGGCTGATGGCCTTCAAGGCCAACGGCCACCGGGCGGAGATCAAGAAGTTCCTGAACTTCACCCTCGCCAAGCAGAACACCCTGGCCTTCGACGAGGAGTACAACATGCTCCCCGTCACCCAGGACACCCTCGACGACATGTCGGCCAACGCCTCCCACCAGGACCTCGCCCAGTTCCTGCAGAACCTGCCCACCGCCAGCTTCTACCCCTACGGCGACCCCTCCTGGGACAAGGTCAGCAGCATGATCAAGCAGCAGATGGGCAAGGCCGTGAAGAGCGGCGGCGACCAGGTGCTCGCCGACCTGCAGTCCACCGCCCTCGCGGAGGCCGCCAAGGCCCGCCGGGCGGGCTGA
- a CDS encoding DeoR/GlpR family DNA-binding transcription regulator: MSRYERWNALLELLAEHGRLDVEEAAGELDVSAATIRRDLDQLARQQMLTRTRGGAVAHSVSYDLPLRYKTARNADAKQRIGTLVAGLIAPGEVVGLNGGTTTTEVARALAVRPDLAEHPESGQSLTVVTNALNIANELTVRPQVKIVVTGGVARPQSYELIGPLAAQVLGELALDTAVLGVDGLDTEHGATAHHEGEAAINRLLAERARRVVVAADSSKLGHRAFARICGLEAVDTLVTDSQVPDALAAAFTDAGVTVLTA; this comes from the coding sequence GTGTCCAGGTACGAGCGGTGGAACGCGCTGCTGGAACTGCTGGCCGAGCACGGCCGGCTGGACGTCGAGGAGGCGGCCGGCGAGCTCGACGTCTCGGCCGCGACCATCCGCCGCGACCTCGACCAGCTGGCCCGCCAGCAGATGCTCACCCGCACCCGCGGCGGCGCGGTGGCGCACAGCGTCTCCTACGACCTGCCGCTGCGCTACAAGACCGCCCGCAACGCCGACGCCAAGCAGCGGATCGGCACCCTGGTGGCCGGCCTGATCGCCCCCGGCGAGGTGGTCGGCCTCAACGGCGGCACCACCACCACCGAGGTGGCCCGGGCGCTCGCCGTCCGGCCCGACCTGGCCGAGCACCCGGAGAGCGGCCAGAGCCTCACCGTGGTCACCAACGCGCTCAACATCGCCAACGAACTGACGGTCCGTCCGCAGGTGAAGATCGTGGTCACCGGCGGCGTCGCCCGCCCCCAGTCGTACGAGCTGATCGGCCCGCTGGCCGCCCAGGTGCTCGGCGAACTCGCCCTGGACACCGCGGTGCTGGGCGTGGACGGGCTCGACACCGAGCACGGTGCGACCGCCCACCACGAGGGCGAGGCGGCGATCAACCGGCTGCTCGCCGAACGGGCCCGGCGGGTGGTGGTGGCCGCCGACTCCTCCAAGCTGGGCCACCGGGCCTTCGCCCGGATCTGCGGCCTGGAGGCGGTGGACACCCTGGTCACCGACAGCCAGGTGCCGGACGCGCTGGCCGCCGCCTTCACCGACGCCGGGGTGACCGTCCTGACCGCCTGA
- a CDS encoding SIS domain-containing protein, whose translation MPHTSLTGEEIATQPDDWRTAAALAASGPAGLPRRGERVAVVGCGTSWFMAQAYAALREAGGHGETDAFAASEFPLARRYDRVLAITRSGTTTEVLRLLAATDLPTTALTACVDQPVAAAADHLVDLGFADERSVVQTRFATTVLALLRAHLETEGALPAGVRTVAAAAADAERAVAWQVPDELVALEQISFLGAGWTNGLAQEAGLKMREAALAWTEAYPAMEYRHGPISITAPGRAAWMFGELPAGLAGEVAAVGGRLVADSGADGLDPLADLVRVHRLAVALAAHRGLNPDEPRNLTRSIVLG comes from the coding sequence ATGCCGCACACCAGCCTGACCGGCGAGGAGATCGCCACCCAGCCCGACGACTGGCGCACCGCCGCCGCCCTGGCGGCGAGCGGCCCGGCCGGCCTGCCGCGGCGCGGCGAGCGGGTGGCCGTGGTGGGCTGCGGCACCTCCTGGTTCATGGCCCAGGCGTACGCCGCGCTGCGCGAGGCCGGCGGCCACGGCGAGACCGACGCCTTCGCCGCCTCCGAGTTCCCGCTCGCCCGCCGCTACGACCGGGTGCTGGCGATCACCCGCTCCGGCACCACCACCGAGGTGCTGCGGCTGCTGGCGGCCACCGACCTGCCGACCACCGCGCTCACCGCCTGCGTGGACCAGCCGGTGGCCGCCGCCGCCGACCACCTGGTCGACCTGGGCTTCGCCGACGAGCGCTCGGTGGTGCAGACCCGCTTCGCCACCACCGTGCTCGCCCTGCTCCGGGCCCACCTGGAGACCGAGGGCGCCCTCCCGGCCGGGGTGCGCACCGTCGCCGCGGCCGCCGCGGACGCCGAGCGGGCGGTGGCCTGGCAGGTGCCGGACGAACTGGTGGCGCTGGAGCAGATCTCCTTCCTCGGCGCGGGCTGGACCAACGGCCTGGCCCAGGAGGCCGGGCTGAAGATGCGCGAGGCGGCGCTGGCCTGGACCGAGGCGTACCCGGCGATGGAGTACCGGCACGGCCCGATCTCGATCACCGCCCCGGGCCGGGCCGCCTGGATGTTCGGCGAGCTGCCCGCGGGCCTGGCCGGCGAGGTCGCCGCGGTCGGCGGCCGGCTGGTGGCCGACTCCGGCGCGGACGGCCTGGACCCGCTGGCCGACCTGGTCCGGGTGCACCGGCTGGCGGTCGCGCTGGCCGCGCACCGCGGCCTGAACCCGGACGAGCCGCGCAACCTGACCCGCTCGATCGTGCTCGGCTGA